In the Ensifer adhaerens genome, one interval contains:
- a CDS encoding nitrous oxide reductase accessory protein NosL, which produces MKPVRFALIVAASLVLAACENKEQAEMPAPYALTQDAMGRYCGMNVLEHAGPKGQIILEKIPEAIWFSSARDTVAFTMLPDEPKEIAAIYVSDMGKAPSWEKPGADNWIDARKAVFVIDSRLRGGMGAEEAVPFSSQEAAQAFIAKNGGRIVHFADLPESYILGAGEGNADEAEVPGGHDHG; this is translated from the coding sequence TGAAACCCGTCCGCTTTGCCCTCATCGTCGCAGCTTCGCTGGTGCTTGCTGCCTGCGAAAACAAGGAACAGGCAGAAATGCCTGCGCCCTATGCCCTCACCCAGGATGCCATGGGCCGCTATTGCGGCATGAATGTTCTGGAACACGCCGGCCCCAAGGGCCAGATCATCCTTGAGAAGATACCGGAAGCCATCTGGTTTTCGTCGGCCCGCGACACCGTCGCCTTCACCATGCTGCCGGACGAGCCGAAGGAAATCGCTGCCATCTACGTATCCGACATGGGCAAGGCGCCGAGCTGGGAGAAACCCGGCGCCGATAACTGGATCGACGCGCGCAAGGCAGTTTTCGTCATCGACAGCCGGCTTAGAGGCGGGATGGGCGCGGAAGAAGCCGTGCCCTTCTCCTCGCAGGAGGCTGCCCAGGCCTTCATTGCCAAGAACGGTGGCCGCATCGTGCATTTCGCCGATCTTCCCGAAAGCTACATCCTGGGCGCGGGCGAAGGAAACGCCGATGAGGCCGAAGTACCGGGAGGACACGATCATGGATAA
- a CDS encoding FAD:protein FMN transferase, which yields MDKPVGRRRFITIMAAFAGLPLLRGTGRAAVPVEPVVWHGQALGAPAMLVLNHEDRAQAKVLVTRVVAEVRRLEDLFSLYREDSALSQLNRLGALANPPTELVELLEISGRFHALTGGRFEPAIQPLWALYARHFARPEADPAGPHQDKVREALALADFAQVRVDRNRIAFSRRGMALTLNGIAQGYVTDRVVVLLREAGITSSLVDMGENRAIGARANGQPWRIGLADFEDADEVDATLDVTDRAVATSSGQGFQFDADGRFSHILDPRSGTTAQRYSRVSVVAPEASTADALSTAFSLMAPEEIDALARQQTSVEVHLKSQ from the coding sequence ATGGATAAACCTGTCGGCCGCCGGCGCTTCATCACGATCATGGCGGCTTTCGCCGGGTTGCCGCTGCTGCGAGGAACGGGCCGGGCGGCGGTACCGGTCGAGCCTGTCGTCTGGCACGGTCAAGCTCTAGGCGCGCCGGCCATGCTTGTCCTCAATCATGAAGACCGCGCGCAAGCAAAGGTGCTTGTCACCAGAGTGGTAGCAGAGGTTCGCCGCCTCGAGGATCTCTTCAGCCTCTATCGCGAGGATTCGGCACTCAGCCAACTGAATCGGCTTGGCGCTCTTGCAAACCCGCCAACCGAGCTTGTCGAACTCCTGGAGATATCGGGCCGTTTTCACGCCCTTACCGGCGGCCGGTTCGAGCCCGCTATACAGCCCCTCTGGGCGCTCTATGCGCGACACTTCGCAAGACCCGAAGCCGACCCTGCCGGGCCTCATCAGGACAAGGTGCGCGAGGCGCTGGCCCTTGCCGATTTCGCGCAGGTACGGGTCGACCGCAATCGCATCGCTTTCTCTCGCCGCGGCATGGCACTGACGCTCAACGGCATCGCCCAGGGCTACGTGACAGATCGCGTCGTCGTGCTCTTGCGTGAGGCCGGCATCACCAGCAGTCTCGTCGACATGGGCGAGAACCGTGCCATCGGCGCACGCGCCAACGGGCAGCCCTGGCGGATCGGACTTGCCGACTTTGAGGATGCGGATGAGGTCGATGCGACCCTGGATGTCACCGACCGCGCGGTCGCTACCTCGTCCGGACAGGGGTTCCAGTTCGACGCCGATGGCCGGTTCAGTCACATCCTCGACCCGCGGAGCGGCACCACCGCACAGCGGTATTCTCGCGTTTCGGTCGTTGCACCGGAGGCTTCGACGGCTGATGCCCTTTCGACGGCGTTTTCGCTGATGGCGCCCGAAGAGATCGATGCATTGGCAAGGCAGCAGACCTCGGTCGAGGTGCATCTCAAGAGCCAATGA